The following proteins are co-located in the Paludibaculum fermentans genome:
- a CDS encoding gluconate 2-dehydrogenase subunit 3 family protein — MDLVTRRSLLLSALSAATLSDIAQAQQHAHSALASNAPFRYLTAADALELEALAAQIIPSGESPGAREAGCIHFIDRALETFDRDQRDLYRNGLAATQRKRAELFPQSRTIAGLENAPAIALVKAIEQTEFFKLLRTHTIMGFLAAPAWGGNQGMVGWTHIGLEHKMTFQPPFGFYDGEAK, encoded by the coding sequence ATGGATCTGGTCACTCGCCGCTCTCTGCTGCTCAGCGCCCTCAGTGCGGCCACGCTCTCAGACATTGCGCAGGCGCAGCAGCACGCCCACTCCGCCCTGGCTTCGAACGCGCCCTTCCGCTATCTGACTGCGGCTGACGCACTCGAACTGGAGGCCCTTGCGGCGCAGATCATTCCCTCCGGCGAATCGCCCGGAGCCCGCGAGGCCGGCTGCATCCATTTCATCGATCGCGCATTAGAGACCTTCGACCGCGACCAGCGGGATCTCTACCGCAACGGACTCGCGGCGACGCAGAGGAAACGAGCCGAGCTCTTTCCGCAGTCCCGTACAATTGCCGGTCTCGAAAACGCACCAGCCATCGCCTTGGTCAAAGCCATCGAACAGACAGAGTTCTTTAAGCTCCTCCGCACCCACACCATCATGGGTTTCCTGGCTGCGCCGGCCTGGGGCGGCAACCAAGGGATGGTGGGCTGGACCCACATCGGCCTAGAGCACAAGATGACGTTCCAGCCGCCCTTCGGCTTCTATGACGGAGAAGCCAAATGA
- a CDS encoding toxin glutamine deamidase domain-containing protein, translated as MRIPQRAPFFAIVLLLLLSPLHAQNPRPPLQGGVSEEVINPDYRTRLDNQLRIGQLAGDIVGRVSLIGAELHNNGTSTAVHQIIDQEMTELEKYKRSGQYGRIAEQYNPCIQTAFSAEPHLIKAWEAEKEIDRLRVTHTGTNGRVQALVDLYNRESRAAGDLLQSAAECVRSVESKQPWNNPPAGQPPGGNNSPDSPSRPPLRGGAADNGGSGNGTSYYPRVPDPPFQSPCQPDGPGGYNFCDNPNPPPAGCICSDRPNRSRPAPPRPAPNQQQVCGPEPDWVRQYRAEGATPSLRYQVGFNQGVARCLQDQCTIQNLAMAVSAAAFPQVRALLALGSAANVLSAIVNPPGFDPSPDPYVRGNEEGARLCNWMLKLAVPVNSRRLPLVGPGGKVAIPKGFKFYQAVKTVRDWLPNINPSRCVRNCAISTVNTVRVFFGQPLEPAPPNPGRGWTDQQMESAMGARFTNIPGTDVEMYQAIERMPEGTVGVISAESLGSEPGHFFCFVKAGKQVQFWDGQTGMEAMPGNWTFRWMVVGNPLSR; from the coding sequence ATGAGAATTCCGCAACGCGCGCCATTCTTCGCGATCGTCCTGTTGCTGCTGCTCAGTCCTCTGCACGCCCAGAACCCACGGCCTCCGCTGCAGGGCGGCGTGTCAGAGGAAGTCATCAACCCTGACTACCGCACCCGGCTGGACAATCAACTGCGGATTGGTCAACTTGCCGGCGACATTGTCGGCCGGGTATCGCTGATTGGCGCCGAGCTCCACAACAACGGAACTTCCACAGCCGTACACCAGATCATTGATCAAGAGATGACGGAACTGGAGAAATACAAACGGTCAGGACAATACGGGCGCATTGCGGAACAGTACAACCCCTGCATACAAACGGCCTTTTCCGCGGAACCGCATCTCATCAAGGCCTGGGAGGCGGAGAAGGAGATCGACCGCCTTCGCGTCACCCATACCGGGACGAATGGCCGGGTTCAGGCGCTTGTGGATCTCTATAACCGCGAAAGCCGCGCCGCGGGGGATTTGCTGCAGTCCGCGGCGGAGTGCGTGCGGAGCGTAGAGTCGAAACAGCCTTGGAACAACCCTCCGGCCGGCCAGCCTCCGGGCGGCAACAATAGTCCCGACTCGCCATCCAGGCCTCCGCTGCGTGGCGGTGCCGCCGACAATGGCGGCTCCGGAAACGGCACCAGCTACTATCCGCGAGTCCCCGACCCGCCGTTCCAAAGTCCCTGCCAGCCCGATGGCCCGGGCGGTTACAATTTCTGCGACAACCCCAATCCTCCGCCCGCCGGGTGCATCTGCAGCGATCGCCCCAACCGGTCCCGGCCCGCGCCACCGCGCCCAGCGCCCAACCAACAGCAGGTTTGCGGCCCGGAACCGGACTGGGTGCGGCAATACAGAGCCGAAGGAGCAACGCCTTCGCTGCGCTACCAGGTGGGTTTCAATCAAGGCGTGGCCCGGTGCCTGCAAGACCAGTGCACGATACAGAATCTCGCGATGGCCGTGTCGGCCGCGGCTTTTCCGCAAGTTCGAGCACTGCTCGCCCTGGGCAGCGCAGCTAACGTCCTAAGCGCCATCGTCAATCCGCCCGGTTTTGATCCAAGCCCTGACCCCTATGTCCGGGGCAACGAAGAGGGCGCCAGGCTCTGCAATTGGATGCTGAAATTGGCCGTTCCCGTCAATTCCAGGCGCCTTCCGCTGGTGGGACCCGGTGGTAAGGTCGCCATCCCGAAGGGATTTAAGTTCTATCAGGCGGTCAAGACCGTTCGAGACTGGCTCCCGAACATCAATCCAAGCCGCTGTGTGAGGAACTGCGCCATTTCCACCGTCAATACGGTGCGCGTCTTCTTTGGGCAACCTCTGGAGCCCGCCCCGCCCAATCCTGGGAGGGGGTGGACGGACCAGCAGATGGAAAGCGCCATGGGTGCCAGATTCACAAACATCCCCGGCACCGACGTCGAGATGTACCAGGCGATTGAGCGCATGCCCGAGGGAACCGTTGGCGTCATCAGCGCGGAGTCCCTCGGGTCGGAGCCGGGTCACTTCTTTTGCTTTGTCAAAGCGGGGAAGCAGGTTCAGTTCTGGGATGGCCAAACCGGAATGGAGGCCATGCCTGGAAATTGGACGTTCCGCTGGATGGTGGTAGGCAACCCGCTCAGCCGGTAG